The genomic stretch TCATATGAATCAGACCTTGGCTTAACCTCCATAGACAAAATCGGATCGGATATTTTCCCCTTCCTAACTTGGAAGAGTTGTCCAAATACGGACATAAGAAAACCCTCAGAAGAACAGTCTTCAGAGGGCACACGTCATGACCTGATCAAATTTCAATCATACGAGTCAGGTGGCTCATCGTGTATGAACGTGTCTTCTTTGCATGCTATACAGAGGCTGGCGAGACAAGACCTTACACTACTTGCATACTTAGCGGGCAATAGCCGCGGACCTTGAAGGCTATGCTATAGACTAAAACAGCCGAAGCTGAGTTAATTTAATTTTTCATTATATCAACTTCAAAATAATGTCACCCCGTAAAGTACCTATCTTAGGACCAGCCACAAATAGATACTTTTGATCAGTTGGGAATAGTCACTTTTAAGTCCAATATTATGTCAGTCCTAGGCGCTTTTCGAAGCTGATATACAGGACAGTTTATCAATATGGCTGGTAAATTCCAGTGGCGTCAAACTACCGAGGGAAATGTTAGGATGATCTCATTGACAATTACAAGTGAATGAATATTGTTTGTACCGAAGGCGCGGCGGCTCCTTTCCAAAGCCGTACCGAAATGCACGAGTAGAGGCCGAAAGTGCGCTCATTTCGGTAAGGAGGTGATAGGCATGGCCAAGACCAAATCTGGAAAGAAGAAGGTCCACGTTCCCAAGCATACCCGCAAGGGTAAGGACGGGAAGAAGCAGGTGGTGCGCGAGCACTACCGGTCTACCCCTGAATAGGGCGTGAACCGCCGCTGCGTCTTCGCTCCTACTTTTTGATATCTGTGGCGATTTCTTTCTTCACCTGCCCAGCGTAAGCGAGATACACGCCAAGGCATACGACAAGTAAAACAATCCCAGACAAAACCTCGTAGACAGATAAAAATTTTGCAAAAGTACTTTTCGGAGCCAAGTCCCCATAGCCTAATGTCGTGATAGTAACCACGCTGTAGTAGACTCCATCGACGACGCTAAGGGGCCTCTCGATATGACTGCTATGCCACGATTCTTTTGGGAGTAGCGTATAGAGAATCGCAAAGTTCATAATCAGTTCAAGAAAACTGAGAAGAGCTTGGTCAAGCCTCTGCTTCATACCAATCTCGTCTCTGTTGGCTTTGCTGTAATTACCTTCACGGTCAGGCAGTTTTTCAAATGCATCTCTAATGAATGCCGAGACGATTTCGTTGCATCGGCAAAGAGGAAGAAAAAGCATCAAAGCTGGCATAGGAAGACCATTGATAAGGTGTTGCCAGCACCAATAAAGCAGAGCTTCATCATCAAAAGGAAGGCGAGTAGGAGCAAAGACCTGCTTAGATAGGAGCACAAAAGCCAGTAACCAAAACCCCAGAGACCAGGCCTTAAGAAATTTTTCTTTGTTAAAATAGTACTTTCCCAACTTAGCCAAAAGAAGAGTTGGTGAAGCGACTACCCTGGAAAGTTCGATCCAACCAGGTATGATTCTTTTAAGATGATCCCTCATAAAGCCTCACCCTGCCGTTAATATATCCTGCCAACATCAACAGACATATCCAGATATGCCAGCATCATGCGGCCGAATGGCGTTATTTTAAAATTCTGTGCGGCTAGTTCATTTCCACCAATTCGACTCTTATCGTTTTTATTGCGCGCAATCAGCCCCAAGGTTGACAGATTGAGATAGTAAGAATCGTAAACCGCAGCATCTTCAAAATCTTCCGATGAAGACCCAAGGCTCGTTTGGGGCCTTGATAGAGTCTCACGGTTCTCTTCCCAGAATCGACGACTCTCCCCAGGACCTAATGCTCTAGCATACAGCAACAACACTTCTACATCGTTGATCTTATCAAACGTTTCGATCAGACGTTTTTTGATCTCATGCTTTCTTTCTGTGTCTGAAAAACCATTCTTGAGAAGAGATGCTATGTACTGCCGTCGGTCTTCTGTTATCGCCCGTCCGGCCTGGATCATCGCCTCTTCGATCAGGTCGAGGCCTTCGGGGGAAGCCATGGCGCTGCGCAGGGTTTGCTCTGCCTGCTCGCCTAGCTGTGATTCGAGCCGCCTCAGAGTGTCTTCCACGCGATGAATGCGCTGGTTCGGAATGGTCGCGCCGATGATTTCTGCGGCAAGCGGACCGACCACTGGGATAGCCCCGAGAATGCCTTTGACAGCAACAGCAAGGTCATCATTATTCCTGAGTGCGTCAGCCATTTAATTCCTCCTGCGTTCTTTCCCTTAATGGATGACCTAACTTCGTTCTCGTAGAGTTGCCCAAGCTATTGATGCGAAAACATATTGTAGAAAGTCCAAGGTGGGGAGAATGCATCATTCCTTGATGCAAATTGAAGCAAGGCATATCGCACTATTCGCTCGAGCCCGACAAGGGTTGGAGCTTTCTTTATAATTTTGGCCAGCTCTTTATCCTGAAGGACTGGTGATCCGAATTGTACTTCATTGTTGCCTCCGCCATGATTGAGGGCCACCCAGTTTCCAAATGCGCTGCCTGTATGAACGTAACGGCTTCTTAGGTCATAGGCAGACTTAATGGCCTTCTCAAAAGAATCTTCTTTCAATCGTGCATATTGATGTGCAGCTTCGGACTTTTCAAAAAAAGAAGCATCCACTAAATCCAGCAGTGTTTTTATATACTTCTTTTTTATTGATCTAAGTTGGGCTTTAAGTTGCTTTAATATGCCGTTTCCGCCACCACAATTCTGTTCGATACATGTGAATAGCCCTAATATTTGGGGATCTAACAGCGCTTCAGCCTCATAATCAAAGTGGTTAGATAGCCTTTCACATGCTGTTATTAGATTAAGATAAGCCACTTCAGGATTTCTTTCGCTATTGATCAAAGCCAGTGAGTAGAACCGAGAGCATGCAATGAATGTGGTGCCAAACTTGTCTTCAGTTTGCCCATGTATGAGATCTTTAATACGGGACAGTTCTGTCAGATTTAAGGGGATTTCAAAGTCAGGACGAATGTCATCAGAGTTGTGCGGAAGACTCTTTTGGTAAATGCGGTCATGAGTATCTATGTTCGGAAGCCAATGGAAGCCGCTTCCCTCCAGCAAGCCATGGTTGTCGAACCGCTTGCCAAACAGGACGGACAAATAAGAGCAAATTATATCACCAATATAGCTATAGTCAGGAATGACTATGCCTGGAGCTTTCTCGATTGGTTCGGTAGAGAACGTGAAGACAAAAAAATGACGAGGATTTTGATTATCTCTTCTTGGAAATGAATGCGTCAATAAGCAGTCCTCGTCTCTAAATTCACCAACAAATCTAGCTGGTGACGAAATCAGGACCTTGTGAACAGTCTCATCCGGTTTTAGCTCTACTAATTCCCCTGCCAACTTCCTATCCTTTCTTTCGTCTTCTTTTCTTCTTACCCTTGGCCGCTTCCCGCTCAGTCTTGATCCGCTCCAGCAGCACCGATGCGGGTTCGTCGTTTGGATCTTGGGGGACGAGTTCGCCTCGGAAGGCTTTGGCGAGGATGGATTGGTCGAGAGAATCGAGCGAGCTACTCCCTTCTAGAATTTTATTCTCAATTGAATCCAAAAGCTTGAATTGCTGTCGAAGCAAGCGCACGATCTCGGCCTGCTCCTCTACCGGAGCTAAAGGAATCGGGAAGTATCTGAACATCGGAATATTGATGCGTAATCTTGTTGCACCAAAAGCGAGCTCCTTAATCAGTCCCTTGCTTGTAGGGGAATTGAAAAAGTGCATCAAATATTCGGTGAAGCAGCAGCCCTCATCAACATCCATCTTAATAACATCCGGCGTGACCATGGAAACACCACAATCGTTAGGATAAATACAGCTTTCACCTGGAGGGTCTCCAAGCTTCGTTACAAGCAACTCGCCGCCATTAATGCTGTATGGCTGGTGAAACTCCTCCCAAACATCTGGGTCCATAAAGTTAGGCTTGTTTTGATTGAAGCCCTCCATCTTAACATGCCGAAGAAAAATGATCGGCACTCCTTCATCACGAAAATCTTTTGCCTTGAATATTGTACCGAATGGGCCTGCACAAATGGCATTTAATTTGTCTTGAGCAAGACGAAAATTATGAATCCATGCCCACCCGTTAGGTAACTGAGGAAGCTCCAGCACTGACTCCCATTTATTCTTACCTCTTATTTTAAACTTGCCAGTTCGCTTTTCCTCTTGGACAGAAACAACCTTATCTGCAGGCGTGACATCGGGATTCTGTTTGCGCCACTCTGCAGTCAAGTCGCCACGGAAAGCGGCGGCGAGGACGGACTGCCGGAACTTATCCAGCAACGGCTTGGTGGCCTCCAGAGCTTCACGAGCAATGCGGCTCTTGGTTTGCAAAACGTCAATCTTGTCAGCGATGCGGCGTTGTTCACCAAGAGGAGGAAGAGGGATAGAGTTCGAACGGACTTCTTTTGATTTTACAGCAGGATACAACGCTCCCTGCACCAACAAAGACATTTCTTCAACGAATCGCCTTGACCTTACATGTGAGAAAAGCCAGCGTGGATCGATTTCTATGGGCCTAAGTACATCAAAACCAGTGGACGCAATAGCCCCATCATACTTATTCGCAACAAGCGCTACGGCATTCAAATTTGGTCGAGTCATCGATACAAGAACATCATTTCTTTGAATATGCTGCCTTGCTCTACTGGGAGCTTTTTTCACCTCAATCAGCTTGGGCGCAGTGATTTTTTTTGTTTGGTTATCAACGCTTGAAATATCTATATAACAAAAGTCATCGTCCCCATTGGGAGCACCTTTTTCAACTTTTGGAGCAACTAACTCACCGACATAAGTCGTAAGCCATCCGACTGGAATATTTTCGCTCGACATTATTTCTGCTCCATGTCCAGCAGAATCGACAATTCTTCCATTTCCTGCATCGCAATCCCCAGATTTTCAATAATCTGAGCGGACAGAACATCAGGTTCCGGCAAGTCCTCGGCGTGATCGGCGTCTTCAGCTCGAAGCCAAGTGATATTGAGATTATCTTCGCGCTTGATTATCTCTTTGTGGGAGAAACAGCGAAAGCGGCCTTCTTCGCCTTGGTCCTTGCGTTTGGAGCCGCCATTTGGGTCGTCACCAAAGCATTTTTCAAACTCAGCGAAGTGGGCGCGGGTCAACGGCGTACGTTTACCAAAGCTCGGCATGTTTGTTCGCAGATCATAGAACCAGACTTCCTTGGTGTTGCCCTTATCGGTTTCGCCACGCTGGAAAAACAGGACATTGGTCTTGACGCCTTGGGCGTAAAAGATACCAGTGGGCAGACGCAAAACCGTATGAAGGTTGCACTTGTTCATGAGGTCTACCCGAATCTTCCTCCCCGTATTGTCTGCGAACAGGATGTCGTCAGGCACGACCACAGCAGCTCGCCCCCCCGGTTTCAGGCCTCGATAGATGTGCTGTAAAAAGCCAAACTGTTTGTTGTTGGTGGGATACGTGAAGTCGTCACGTCGTGAAGCTCCACTCCCGGCTGAGCTGCCAAACGGCGGGTTGGTGATGATGACATCAGCTTTTGCTAGCGAAGCCCCGGCAGGACCAAGGGTGTCATTTGTCTCCACTGGGCCCTCAATGCCGTGAAGCATCATATTCATGAGACACAGACGGTGGACATCCTGCACCAGTTCAAGTCCCTGAAACGCTGTGCGGCGCTGGAATTCCTGCTCCCGGGTGGAAAGAGAAAACAATTCATCGGTGCGCTCCTTGATGTAGGCATCGGCCCGAATCAAGAAACCACCAGTTCCAGTGGCAGGGTCCTGAATAATCTCCCCGGCCTGGGGCTGGATCAAGTCCACCATACACTCGATAAGTCGACGAGGCGTGAAGTACTGCCCCGCCCCTTTCTTCGACTCCGTGGCATTCTTCTCAAGTAACCCTTCATAGAGGTCGCCAAGCCCTTCTTCCCGTGCGCTGTACCAGTCCAGATCATCAATGTCGCTGACCAGCTTTTGCAGATTCCGAGGTTCTTTGATGAAGCTGGAGGCATTGGCAAAAATGTCCTGCACCAACTTCGAGCCACTCGCGCCAAGGTCGATCAACATCTTCTTGTAAAAAGTCAGCTGCTCTGTGCCATCCAAGGCAACCAGCTTGTTCCATCGGTACTCTTCCGGAAGCTGAGACTCTTTGCCGGTCTCCTCTGCCATCTTGAGAAAGAGGAGGTAAGTGAGTTCGTTGACATATTGATGGTAGGAAACCCCGTCACCCCAAAGGATTTTACAGAGCTTCCACAGTTTCTGAACGATATCGTGTGTAGTGGTCATTTGTTTCCTGAATTTTCAAAGTAGTCTTTTAACTTTTGTGCATTAGCGGTTAAATTTCGCACAAGCTCCTGACGAGGGGGTTCGCCTGATTTCATTGAGGCAATGACGACAGCGTCCAAGCTTGCTCGAAGATCGTTCCCATATTCAACAAGTTGCTTAGCTCTATCACCATCTTTCGCACAGTGTGTTAGGTAACTATTGATTCTAATGAGCTGCTGAAAAGCTATGTCGAACTCCGGTAATATATATCTGGTCCTTGCCTTCAATTCTTCTAAGGATCGTATTGCTCCCTGAGCCTTTTCATTCTCCCGTACTAACTCTTTTGCTTCTTTAAATCGACCAGATTGAATTTTGCGACTTGTCGTATATGCGATGCACATCACTTCATGCGTAGCGGCTGACAATGATTCAAGGTGCTCTGATAGTCTAGATACATACAACTCTCTATTTCTTAATCTCCAGTGTGAGGCTGCTGAATAAACACTTGCAATGGCAGCTACCATTGCGGCAACTGCGGTCACCCAATCTCCGATAGTCATACTGCTCATATCTCTTAACCAGCCTCGTCCCAAAGGCTTTCGTTGATTTCTCCTAAAACATCTTCCAATTTGCCGCCAAAAACACGGTTCAAGCGATTAAAGCCGCCATGTGCCTGGAACTCGCCACCATCCAGAGACTCACGGTCTACGATGGTTTCAGCCCGCATCTGTTTACCGATCCGTTCCAACCATTTCCGCTGTGGATCAGTCCACTGGCGGCTGGCAAGAATACGCTTCATGGCCTGCTCGACACGCTGCTCATAAGGCACCAGCGGGGAACCCAGTGCAAGGCGTCGGATAAAGCCGATAATAGAGGCCGCAATATCGTGGTTGGTAGCCTCCCGCCACGCCGTCCGTAGGTTGACCTCAGTATACTCATGCTCGTCAAGGAATAAGCGTAATTCCTTGAGCTGCTGTCGGGTCAACTCGCGTGGGCGCTGGAGGACAATTTTCAACGCTGCCACTTGATTCTTATTGGCCTGGATGAACTGTTTGAAGGACTCCAGATAATCTTCCGGCTTCTCGGCATCGCCATAACCCCGCTCGACGCCCCGTAATTCGTCCTCATGGTCAGAGATAAGATGTACCTTGTTCGGAGGCTTCAAATTGTCCAGGAAAGGAGCAAGCTTTTGGAGTGCCAACAGATCGTTTACAACATCACCAAGCGGGCGCTCGCCTAAGTCATCGGCAAAAGCCTGAGGCTCTTTGCCGGTCATGGTGACAAATTTATCGAGCGCGTCATCTTTTAAGAGCCGCTTCTTTCGCTGAAACTTGGCTCTGTATTGATTAACTATGACCTGCCGCACCTCGTCATCCTGCGCCTTTTCCAACTCACGCAAGAGTTCACCAAATGAAACAGTCACAGTGGTAACAACCGGCTTCATGTCCGAATATTTTTGCAATGCGGAGTACAGGTCAACAGCGTCAAAGATACGGAACCAATCCTTGCCGATCTCCTCACACAACCGGGTGGCTCGACCAAGCATCTGCTCATAGAGAATACGGCTCTTTACGCGTCGGATGAAAACGAGGTTTGTTATCTTGGGAACGTCAATGCCGGTGGTCAGTAGGTCAACGGTGACAACGACATTAGGAAGCTGTTCATTCTTGAAATGCCGAATAAGCTCCAAAGGCTTGTCCGCTTGTCCGGTGATCTTTACAACAGCATCGTCTTCAATTGAGCCGTACTGATTGACGAAGGCTTGCTTGAGGAGATCTACGACCATGTCGGCATGATTGTCGGTCACGCAATAGACAAGGGTTTTCCCCTCGAAAGATGGGTCTATATGTTGAGCCACCTGTTCGCAGACTACTCTGTTGAAAGATTCTGTCAGGACCTGTTTATTGAACTCTTCGACATCGAATTCAACTTCATCCTTGAAGTGCCATTTCCCGACTTCTCCGGTAATGGAGTCGATTGTTTCAGCCTCTTCGCCCTTGTTCCACTTGATACCTTCCTCGCTCAGTTTGGTCCGTATCCGCACAGGAGGCTCATGGTCGACGAGGAATCCATCAATGACTGCCTGCCTATAGGAATAATTGTAAACCGGCTCACCGAACAGCTCTGTTGTGTGAAGGGCAGGAGTGGCCGTAAGCCCGATTTTTACAGCGTCGAAGTGATCCAGCACGCGAGCGTATTTCGATACATAATCATTCTGATTCCTGAATTTCAGCTCAGTATCGCTCATCTCTTTATCGAGATTGTAACCACGGTGGCACTCGTCGACGATGACGCAATCGTATTGATCAACGGGCATAGGCAATTCGCCTTCAGACGGGAAGAGGAGCCGCTTAATCATGCCCTGGATGGTAGCAATCTGGAGTCGAGTATCTTTCTCTGGCTTGATGTCTCCAAGCTCTTTGATGTCGTACACGCTGGCAAAGGTGTCGTGACCCTCAACTCGAACATCTTTGAAGGCACCAGATGTCTGCTCCCCTAAAGACGTTCTGTCGACCAGGAAAAGGATGCGACGGAACCGCTTGGCCTTACATAGGCGGTAGGCCAACCCAATGCAGGTACGCGTCTTGCCGGTTCCGGTAGCCATGGCCGTCATGATTTCACGCTTACCTTTGGCAATCTCATTCTCAATCGCATGGATTGCATCATACTGATAGTAGCGCAGGTCCAAATAGTCAGAAGGGGCTTTTTTCAGTGCGTCGTTTGCCTCGGGAATATCCTGTCTCAACAGGCCGACAAGCCCTTCAGGCGTAGGCCAAGTGGTCAACGGACGAGCGATTTCAGTTGGCACACGGACATCACGGAACCAGACGCCGCTTTTGGTGCGAAGTTGCTTGAGGAACGGGCGACCATTTGAAGAGAGCAAGAACGGGATGACATGCTCACCCCAAGGCGACTCTTCAGGAAGCTTCTCATCACACTGGATGATGTACCCCTTGCTGTAGCGTTGCGCCTGCTTCAAAGCTGCGGAAACATTCTTGCGCCTGCGCTTTGCCTCGACGGTAGCCACAGGAGTTAAGCCTATGAATAGGACATAATCAGCCCAATTGCGTTTACCGGTTTCAGGGTGCTTTGTGGGCCACTCGGCAATGGCGAGATTCTTTCCTTTTTGAGGGCGGACGCCAGCCTTATATGAAAGGCGTTCGCTGTCAGCCTCCCAGCCGGCATCCCTGAGCTGATCGTCAATGAGTTTACGGGTATCTTTTTCGTCAAGATCGACAGAAGACTCTGCTACCTTCTTGAGGGTGGCTTTGGTTGTGTTAATCTCTTCGCTGCTCTGGGTGGCAACACTGGCCTGCAAGTCAGCAAGCCGTTCAACAAATAGAGCCTGTTCCTGCCTCTGTTGCTCCTCGGTGTCTTTGAGCAGCTCTTTGGTCTTCGCCAGTTTATCATATGCGGCATCGGCCTTGCGTTGCGCTTCAAGCTGAGCCTTCTCTGTTTTGGCGAGCTTCTTTCGAAGCTCATCCAATTCGTCGGAAAGGGAGTCGTCCACCACTTTGGGTTTTGGTGGTGGTAGGAATGCACCAGGGTCAAAGGCCGTATCTTTGCCGAACGCCTGATGAAACCAAATGGCAAGTATTCTGGCGAACCGGAGCGCATCTAGAGCATGCTTGGACTCCCCACCCAGATCATGTACGGCGATATTGCCCGCCTTGCGGAGCATGTGAAAAATCTGATTTACCTTGGCGGTGAAGACTCCCTCGTCGTCAAGACGCTGCAAGACTCGGATAGCCGTGTCGCCTTCATACAAAGGAATGGCAGAACGGACTGCCACCTGCTTAGCCAGCAATTCACTAAAAAGACGAATTTTGGAAAGGGCCGCATTCGGGTCAAAAAAGACAAGGCGCTCGGCTTGCGCGGCACACTTCAACAGAAGCTGGTCGTGATCAGCTAAGAACCAGAAATTAGGAGATTGGAAGGCTGTCGATTCGTCAGGCATAAGCTCCCCGCATTGATAACTTCTTTGCTCACGCAAGCTACATCAATCCGGCAAACAAAAAAAGAAGTAATTAAATCGATACAGATAA from Pseudodesulfovibrio profundus encodes the following:
- a CDS encoding potassium channel family protein, producing the protein MRDHLKRIIPGWIELSRVVASPTLLLAKLGKYYFNKEKFLKAWSLGFWLLAFVLLSKQVFAPTRLPFDDEALLYWCWQHLINGLPMPALMLFLPLCRCNEIVSAFIRDAFEKLPDREGNYSKANRDEIGMKQRLDQALLSFLELIMNFAILYTLLPKESWHSSHIERPLSVVDGVYYSVVTITTLGYGDLAPKSTFAKFLSVYEVLSGIVLLVVCLGVYLAYAGQVKKEIATDIKK
- a CDS encoding HEPN domain-containing protein, which produces MAGELVELKPDETVHKVLISSPARFVGEFRDEDCLLTHSFPRRDNQNPRHFFVFTFSTEPIEKAPGIVIPDYSYIGDIICSYLSVLFGKRFDNHGLLEGSGFHWLPNIDTHDRIYQKSLPHNSDDIRPDFEIPLNLTELSRIKDLIHGQTEDKFGTTFIACSRFYSLALINSERNPEVAYLNLITACERLSNHFDYEAEALLDPQILGLFTCIEQNCGGGNGILKQLKAQLRSIKKKYIKTLLDLVDASFFEKSEAAHQYARLKEDSFEKAIKSAYDLRSRYVHTGSAFGNWVALNHGGGNNEVQFGSPVLQDKELAKIIKKAPTLVGLERIVRYALLQFASRNDAFSPPWTFYNMFSHQ
- a CDS encoding restriction endonuclease subunit S, whose product is MSSENIPVGWLTTYVGELVAPKVEKGAPNGDDDFCYIDISSVDNQTKKITAPKLIEVKKAPSRARQHIQRNDVLVSMTRPNLNAVALVANKYDGAIASTGFDVLRPIEIDPRWLFSHVRSRRFVEEMSLLVQGALYPAVKSKEVRSNSIPLPPLGEQRRIADKIDVLQTKSRIAREALEATKPLLDKFRQSVLAAAFRGDLTAEWRKQNPDVTPADKVVSVQEEKRTGKFKIRGKNKWESVLELPQLPNGWAWIHNFRLAQDKLNAICAGPFGTIFKAKDFRDEGVPIIFLRHVKMEGFNQNKPNFMDPDVWEEFHQPYSINGGELLVTKLGDPPGESCIYPNDCGVSMVTPDVIKMDVDEGCCFTEYLMHFFNSPTSKGLIKELAFGATRLRINIPMFRYFPIPLAPVEEQAEIVRLLRQQFKLLDSIENKILEGSSSLDSLDQSILAKAFRGELVPQDPNDEPASVLLERIKTEREAAKGKKKRRRKKG
- a CDS encoding type I restriction-modification system subunit M, with the protein product MTTTHDIVQKLWKLCKILWGDGVSYHQYVNELTYLLFLKMAEETGKESQLPEEYRWNKLVALDGTEQLTFYKKMLIDLGASGSKLVQDIFANASSFIKEPRNLQKLVSDIDDLDWYSAREEGLGDLYEGLLEKNATESKKGAGQYFTPRRLIECMVDLIQPQAGEIIQDPATGTGGFLIRADAYIKERTDELFSLSTREQEFQRRTAFQGLELVQDVHRLCLMNMMLHGIEGPVETNDTLGPAGASLAKADVIITNPPFGSSAGSGASRRDDFTYPTNNKQFGFLQHIYRGLKPGGRAAVVVPDDILFADNTGRKIRVDLMNKCNLHTVLRLPTGIFYAQGVKTNVLFFQRGETDKGNTKEVWFYDLRTNMPSFGKRTPLTRAHFAEFEKCFGDDPNGGSKRKDQGEEGRFRCFSHKEIIKREDNLNITWLRAEDADHAEDLPEPDVLSAQIIENLGIAMQEMEELSILLDMEQK
- the hsdR gene encoding type I restriction-modification system endonuclease, with amino-acid sequence MPDESTAFQSPNFWFLADHDQLLLKCAAQAERLVFFDPNAALSKIRLFSELLAKQVAVRSAIPLYEGDTAIRVLQRLDDEGVFTAKVNQIFHMLRKAGNIAVHDLGGESKHALDALRFARILAIWFHQAFGKDTAFDPGAFLPPPKPKVVDDSLSDELDELRKKLAKTEKAQLEAQRKADAAYDKLAKTKELLKDTEEQQRQEQALFVERLADLQASVATQSSEEINTTKATLKKVAESSVDLDEKDTRKLIDDQLRDAGWEADSERLSYKAGVRPQKGKNLAIAEWPTKHPETGKRNWADYVLFIGLTPVATVEAKRRRKNVSAALKQAQRYSKGYIIQCDEKLPEESPWGEHVIPFLLSSNGRPFLKQLRTKSGVWFRDVRVPTEIARPLTTWPTPEGLVGLLRQDIPEANDALKKAPSDYLDLRYYQYDAIHAIENEIAKGKREIMTAMATGTGKTRTCIGLAYRLCKAKRFRRILFLVDRTSLGEQTSGAFKDVRVEGHDTFASVYDIKELGDIKPEKDTRLQIATIQGMIKRLLFPSEGELPMPVDQYDCVIVDECHRGYNLDKEMSDTELKFRNQNDYVSKYARVLDHFDAVKIGLTATPALHTTELFGEPVYNYSYRQAVIDGFLVDHEPPVRIRTKLSEEGIKWNKGEEAETIDSITGEVGKWHFKDEVEFDVEEFNKQVLTESFNRVVCEQVAQHIDPSFEGKTLVYCVTDNHADMVVDLLKQAFVNQYGSIEDDAVVKITGQADKPLELIRHFKNEQLPNVVVTVDLLTTGIDVPKITNLVFIRRVKSRILYEQMLGRATRLCEEIGKDWFRIFDAVDLYSALQKYSDMKPVVTTVTVSFGELLRELEKAQDDEVRQVIVNQYRAKFQRKKRLLKDDALDKFVTMTGKEPQAFADDLGERPLGDVVNDLLALQKLAPFLDNLKPPNKVHLISDHEDELRGVERGYGDAEKPEDYLESFKQFIQANKNQVAALKIVLQRPRELTRQQLKELRLFLDEHEYTEVNLRTAWREATNHDIAASIIGFIRRLALGSPLVPYEQRVEQAMKRILASRQWTDPQRKWLERIGKQMRAETIVDRESLDGGEFQAHGGFNRLNRVFGGKLEDVLGEINESLWDEAG